One Photobacterium sp. TY1-4 genomic window carries:
- a CDS encoding Gfo/Idh/MocA family protein, producing the protein MFHEERRFEQPIRWGMVGGGRGSQIGYSHRNAAQRDGLFSLVAGAFDLNADRCRDFGVNIGLDGERCYPNYQAMFEAEAQREDGIQAVSIATPNATHYEICKAALRAGLHVVCEKPITFTTVEAEELKALAAEKQRVIGVMYGYTGFPMIHQAREMVARGDLGEIRVVNMQFAHGFHNEAFEEKEPGLKWRVSPEVSGPTYVIGDIGTHAFYLCEMITGMQVSRLSCMRQSFIPSRAPLEDNAHVMMEFEGGAVGTLWASAVNAGSMHQQKIRIVGSKASIEWWDEHPNQLRFEIQGEPPRILDRGMGYLYQEIEGVAASHIGGGHAEGYFESWANLYHRFALVFDAMNRGDEETAASIWIPGIDAGINGVRLCEKCVESADSHSAWVDF; encoded by the coding sequence ATGTTTCATGAAGAACGTCGATTCGAACAACCCATTCGCTGGGGCATGGTCGGGGGTGGCCGGGGCAGCCAGATTGGCTACTCGCACCGCAACGCCGCACAGCGAGATGGCTTGTTCAGCTTGGTGGCCGGCGCTTTTGACCTGAATGCGGACCGCTGCCGCGATTTTGGCGTCAATATCGGCCTGGACGGCGAACGCTGCTATCCGAACTATCAGGCGATGTTCGAAGCCGAAGCACAGCGCGAAGACGGCATTCAGGCCGTATCCATTGCCACCCCGAACGCCACCCATTACGAAATCTGCAAAGCTGCATTGCGTGCCGGTTTGCACGTGGTGTGTGAAAAACCGATCACTTTTACCACCGTAGAAGCCGAGGAGCTGAAAGCGCTAGCTGCAGAGAAGCAGCGCGTGATTGGTGTGATGTACGGTTATACCGGCTTCCCGATGATCCACCAGGCCCGTGAAATGGTCGCCCGAGGCGATCTCGGTGAGATCCGCGTCGTCAACATGCAGTTTGCCCATGGCTTCCATAACGAAGCCTTTGAGGAAAAAGAGCCCGGCCTGAAATGGCGCGTCAGCCCTGAAGTCTCCGGCCCGACGTATGTGATCGGCGATATCGGCACCCACGCATTTTACCTGTGTGAAATGATCACCGGCATGCAAGTGAGCCGCCTGTCCTGTATGCGCCAGAGTTTTATTCCGTCCCGCGCCCCGCTCGAAGACAACGCTCATGTCATGATGGAGTTTGAAGGTGGCGCCGTCGGGACACTGTGGGCATCTGCGGTCAATGCCGGTTCGATGCACCAGCAGAAAATCCGGATTGTCGGCTCGAAAGCCTCCATCGAATGGTGGGATGAGCATCCGAACCAACTGCGGTTTGAAATTCAGGGAGAGCCGCCACGAATCCTGGATCGCGGCATGGGCTACCTGTATCAGGAAATTGAGGGCGTTGCCGCCAGCCACATTGGTGGCGGCCATGCCGAAGGTTATTTCGAGTCCTGGGCTAACCTGTATCATCGCTTTGCCCTGGTGTTTGATGCAATGAATCGCGGCGATGAGGAAACGGCAGCCAGCATCTGGATCCCGGGGATTGATGCCGGGATCAATGGCGTACGCCTGTGCGAGAAATGTGTCGAATCCGCCGATAGCCACTCCGCCTGGGTCGACTTCTAA
- a CDS encoding HIT family protein — protein MFKAEQRKNLTKGKPSLLMTAQGERGMSCIFCDIVSGKAPCHKVWEDEEHLAFLSIFPNTKGFTVVIPKAHYSSYAFEQPDEVLSKLILATKQVALLLDKAFDGVARTGMFFEGYGVDHLHSKLSPMHGTGNDSEFQLVESNIDKFYEQYEGHLSSHDYQRADDAELSQIAAHIRACAD, from the coding sequence ATGTTCAAGGCCGAACAACGGAAGAACCTTACCAAGGGTAAGCCTTCGTTATTGATGACAGCACAGGGAGAAAGAGGGATGAGTTGTATATTTTGTGACATTGTTTCTGGTAAAGCGCCGTGCCATAAAGTCTGGGAAGATGAAGAACACCTGGCTTTTCTGTCGATATTTCCCAATACCAAAGGGTTTACGGTTGTGATCCCAAAGGCACATTATTCCAGCTACGCTTTTGAACAACCGGATGAAGTCTTATCAAAGCTTATTCTAGCAACCAAGCAAGTCGCTTTACTGCTCGATAAAGCATTTGATGGGGTTGCAAGGACCGGCATGTTCTTTGAGGGATATGGCGTTGATCACCTTCACAGCAAGTTATCGCCGATGCATGGCACGGGCAATGATTCTGAGTTCCAACTGGTTGAATCAAATATTGATAAGTTCTATGAACAATATGAAGGCCACTTATCATCCCATGATTACCAGCGGGCAGATGATGCGGAGCTGAGTCAAATCGCAGCCCATATTCGAGCGTGTGCGGACTAA
- a CDS encoding GNAT family N-acetyltransferase, with translation MMFVIRKATLADANRISHLIVPLTQKYVCPTCDESVHPILLDSMSGSNIKKYLSENYQYHVALNRDDGVVGVVGVRELTHLYHLFVSDHYQGQGLAKQLWEIAKSEAVSNGNKGRFTVNSALNAEKVYLNFGFSRMNGIRNRGGMIDIPMVLDESHLTEVI, from the coding sequence ATGATGTTCGTTATCAGAAAAGCGACGTTAGCCGATGCCAATCGCATTAGTCACTTGATCGTGCCTTTGACTCAAAAATATGTTTGTCCGACCTGTGATGAGTCCGTTCATCCCATTCTGTTGGACTCAATGTCAGGCAGCAATATCAAAAAGTACCTGTCAGAAAATTATCAATATCACGTGGCATTAAATCGTGATGATGGGGTGGTTGGCGTTGTTGGTGTTCGTGAGCTGACGCATTTGTATCATCTTTTTGTCAGTGATCATTATCAAGGGCAGGGATTAGCGAAACAGCTTTGGGAAATTGCAAAATCAGAGGCGGTTTCAAACGGAAATAAGGGGCGGTTTACGGTCAATTCAGCGCTTAATGCAGAGAAAGTCTATTTGAATTTTGGTTTTTCTCGGATGAATGGCATTAGAAACCGAGGAGGAATGATTGATATTCCAATGGTTTTGGATGAAAGTCATCTCACAGAAGTAATCTGA